The stretch of DNA CCAAATCTAAAGTCTGACTATACGACATTTCAACACAGAAAAATCCACAACAGTGCAGAAACCCTTCTTGGTACTCCCTTTACTGTTTATTAGATTGCACATCTAGAAACcagcaagaaaaggaaaatactcATTTTCTAGCAGATGACAGTTGCTTCTCACATACGCCTGAAGATGAGCCTGAAATGACTAAAAGCTATGTGTAACAGATCAAAGCCCATTAAAAAGAAATTCCCAGGCACTAACTTTATCTGTAATATTACTTGAAGTCGGCCATCACCTGAATGTTGTTAAAGTTTCATgcttgtggccaggcgtggtggctcacgcctgtaatcccagcactttgggaggctgaggcgggcagatcacgaggtcaggagttcaaggccatcctggctaacacggtgaaaccccgtctctactaaaaatacaaaaaattagccggcgtggcgGTGtggcctctagtcccagctactcgggaggctgaggcaggagaatggcgtgaacccgggaggcggagcttgcagtgagctgaaattgtgccactgcattccagcctgggtgacagagtgagactccgtctcaaaaaaaaaaaaaaaaaaaaaaaaaaaaaaaaaaaaaaaaatttatgcttGCAGCAGACTTTGGCCTATTCTGTGTATTCccactttgtcaaaaatcagcttTTAACAGTAAGCCAACAATTTATATAAACAACAGGAGCCTAGAGTATTTGGTTggaataaatttatttcatctgTCTGTAAACAAGGTGTTTAATAGTtatggcatttttttaaatgcatattaaatCAGATGAGTTAGACTGTATCCCAGATGTAACAAAGTGCAGggaaagaaatggacaaatcagcaacaagatttgtttttaaatctgtacATTATCCACAAGGCCCAAACAATAGAAGCAAATACTAGAATGTCCCTAAAGTAGTGCCATTCGAAAGAAACCCTTAATAGGTTGGTTAAAATCCATCTCACAATAGCAACAGTTCATTTTAACAATAGTATGGCACagaatacatatgaaaaaaattcatcaCAAGACAGCCAAGTCCACAATAATGCAACTTCATATAAAAACTCAAGCTGCAAATAAAAATTGGTCCTATGAAGAACAAACTGGACACACTCCAGATGGTTATGTTGGGATACCTAATGTCCATAATGGCAGCCTTTTACAATTTTACTAAAGAGTAGAGCTGGTGTgcaaagaaaaagacaggaatAAAAATCTGAGCTATTGCAATGATGGAATGTCCCTGGGGAGTCAATCAGTATGGTTACTGTAAGGTCATGGGAGGAAGTGCTTTTTGCTCTTGTTTTGCCATTGCACTCTTCATATGTCCTGTAGACACTATGAATAAAGGTTTGTCTCAAGTGCAACAACAATACTAAAAGCAAACTACTGCAGCTCTCAATAGCTCATCAACAAAAGGGATATTAATTGGTTAAAAAAACAGGCACTGCAtaaaaaaagatggaagcaaACCAAATGCCTATGTGCGaagggaggtggggtgggaaaaagagaagagtgAAGGAAAGATGCATGCACTTTTTCCTCCCAACCATGCGCTACAAAAGGAAGACTAAATGAGCCAAGTAAATGCTCAAAGTGCTGAAAAGACATTGATCAGAGATTGTACAACCGGCACCTTGCttaatattaacttattttagtAATCAATATCCCATAATTGCTAAGACAAAGTGATGCCCAACTTGGCATGCCCCCTCCCCCCAATTTCAAGGTATCATGCAAATCATTATTGTGCTGCAATTATGTTGCCAGATAAGGGTTGGTTACATACAGTGGTTAACATACAAATGATCCATTGGGCAAACAGGAATCATGACATTAGAAAATaggtaaagaaaaattagctACCATCTATAGTTTGGTAGCATTGTGACCATAATTAGGGTTGTTGATGAAGACAGTTGCTAGGTAGATGGGGAGAGGCTGCTTACACATCAGACCTCCTCAGGTATAAAGCGAGTTCATATGCTTTCTTGTTAAGTGTGCCTCCGTGGACACCTTCCTTTCCCATGACTATAACCAATGCTGGAGTacacaaggaaacaaaacaaaagtgaacAGAATTATTTGGGGGGGGGGAGGGCAGAAAGAAAGACATCTTTCCCCACCAACAGAGGGATACAAAGGAGACACAGGTTCATACCCCATCACCCTGCATTGCTAATAAAATTTCCAGAATTAAGACTTAAGCTTACAGCTAGGAAAGTTTAAGAGCAATTTTCCCCTAATACTTAACAGTCTGCCTAGCAGCTAGAACCCAGAGTCTCTCAAGTATTTTGCCATTGAGTATGCCTTCTTATTCAATCCGCCTCCATGGACCCCTTCTTTTCCCATTACAAAGACCAAgactgaaagagaaagaagaaaagtgttTCAAAAGAAGTGTTAATCAAGAAAGTCACATAAGTTTTAGCAGACAGAACCCTGATTAATAAGTTAACATTAAGTTAGTTTTCCATGAACTGCCAAGCACTGAAATCAAGTAGGTTTCCAAAAAGAACTTTCAAACTAGTAATATActaaacagaaaacagtaaacTTGAATGCATCTTGGAAGCCCAATCAATGCAAGCAAAAGTTCTATACAACTATCTTTacactacaggaaaaaaaaaaaagtgatcatttGTCTTCTATTTTAGGGCAAAAAAATTCTGGCTTATGTCAAGTACATGTTATTACTTGCCCCAAACATATAAACTTAATAAACTTAGGGAGTTTTTTACTTACAAACTCTCCCCAAATTTTAACATGCTTGACAAGTTTAAACTATTACGTTTCACCAGTGAGGCTAAATGTATCTAttatttccaaaggaaaatgaagatcAAATTTTAAGTAGCATCCTCAGTATCATTCAGAAAAGgccaaattaaattatttaaggtGTTTGCTTACTGATAACTTCACTGTACTAGCCTTGTTTTTAATTGCGTCTAAAAGAAATAGGTTTACGATTTCTAATCGTTCTTGTATGATGCAATTCAAAGGTCTATAAcccaaaatatatgtgtatgtcaaATTTTATATTCACTACCACTAGATGTCAGTAGTGCTGTAGAGTATAAAATATTCTGGTTTTTTGTCTTGTGCTTGACGCTTCTTTTTAGCATATAGCGCACCTAATGGGTTTAAAGAGATTTGTCACTATTTCAAAGTCATCtaattttcttataaatactTATAAACATCAACTCACACCAGAATTACGCGTAACTTTTAGGATAATCACAGGGAGCTGGTAGAGCCACAGCATTAAATTACAACTCAGGGCAGCTTCAAGTCCCCTCACATGGTAGAGCTGTTATTAAAATTAGATGTGCCAAGTCAGCTATGTGAAGCTACAGAAGCActctatatttacaaaatattcgTATGCGTTAACccatttaaatgtatttgtaaatcAATCAGATGTCATAATATACCTCaatttcaaaagtttattttgaaaaagtaggGAGACTTAGTACAATTAAGAGTTTCTATAATGCTGACAACAGTCTGGAGACACCTGAATTTTTGGACCAAGTACACAAATGAAATGTAATTTCCTACTTTTCAAATCTAAGTCTCAGACACACAATTTTTGAAACTATTTCAGTGAATGGACAACCTACTCCAAGATCCTCATGTAATTATCTTTTCCCCAGCAAAGTTCCTAACTGAAAAATGAACTGAtgttaatttttacttctttatgcTGAGTAGTGAAATGGTTAGAatacaagcaagaaaaaaaagaaaagagatccaAAGGTCAAACACAAACTGCAAAGGACTAAAATAACCAAGTGATTCCAACAATTTAACAATCTGAACCACCACAGGATTGTCATTTGACATGCCAAGCAGTTTAAGAgacttttaagtttaaaaaggTGAAAGTGAGTTGATACGAATATTCTACCTTAGAACAAAATCAGGATCTAAGAGGGCAGGTTGCAGATGCTGTAGTGTAGGTAAAACTAAAGCAGTGCTTCTCCATAGTGCTGGGCAGTTCACAAAAACCACCTTAATAGCCATTATGGACTAACTtttattcaaaatgttaaaagaaactgCTTAATAAGTTGTAATGTGGCATGCAACTTTTAACCAAAAGAACGCCTTACTTACCTCTACCAGCTCTGCCGACAGCAACATTGTATGTTGGCTCCCCACCTTGACTCTTTGTCCGGATGTCCATTGTGCAGTCACCATCGACGTATAGACTATCTCTGATCACTGAGCATTTCTTCGCGCCAAGAGTCAAACCGTTGGTAAAGAAACCTTCCCGGTCTTTTCCTACAATCATATCTATTTCTATTGGCTGTCCcccaccagaaagaaaaaaaaaaaaaaatgaagttgtagTTAATTCCTTTTAGGGCTTGATGTTAACAGGAAAGGCTGTGTGCTACGCCAGACAGCCACATTTCACTAACGTAAAACCAAGATTCAGTCTTTTCTTAATAATTACTTAATCCTATATAATCACATCTTTTACATCAGTTGATTTGATTTCAGTTAACGGTGTCGTCTCTTAACCAAGACCAGTCTATACAAAGAAACTCTAAATAGTTGATAGTTGACACTAGACAAAGTGCAAACTTAAAGAGTTATTTATAAACTGTATTAAGTCAGCTGGTGCCTGAAAGTGTTCACATAATGGTAAAAATTCAGCTATCAACTCTTTGAACACAGCTGGTCTATCATATTCAGTCCCATTACAGTAAATCATGTTTCATCACATTTCAAGTTGCTTCAAAGTCTCCCAAAATAAAGCCTGTTCTTTGATTTGTTCACTTCTCTGCTTGGAATAACTAGAAATATATCTGATGATATGGACTTCAATCCCTGGACATCAGTGCTTTTCCAAATTCATATTTCCCTCCTATTTTTCTAGCCACGACTCCTGTTTCTTTCCaacttcccttcccctcccatctCAGTAATCAGTTTTCTTTCCGGGCAAACGCAAAGTGGATTCTGTCTACAGCACTGCGGTAGGCAACAGTAAAACAGAAAATGGAGGGAGATTGGGAAAGAAACTGAGGTAGCCA from Piliocolobus tephrosceles isolate RC106 chromosome 2, ASM277652v3, whole genome shotgun sequence encodes:
- the PFN2 gene encoding profilin-2 isoform X1; this translates as MAGWQSYVDNLMCDGCCQEAAIVGYCDAKYVWAATAGGVFQSITPIEIDMIVGKDREGFFTNGLTLGAKKCSVIRDSLYVDGDCTMDIRTKSQGGEPTYNVAVGRAGRVLVFVMGKEGVHGGGLNKKAYSMAKYLRDSGF
- the PFN2 gene encoding profilin-2 isoform X2, producing MAGWQSYVDNLMCDGCCQEAAIVGYCDAKYVWAATAGGVFQSITPIEIDMIVGKDREGFFTNGLTLGAKKCSVIRDSLYVDGDCTMDIRTKSQGGEPTYNVAVGRAGRALVIVMGKEGVHGGTLNKKAYELALYLRRSDV